In Helianthus annuus cultivar XRQ/B chromosome 3, HanXRQr2.0-SUNRISE, whole genome shotgun sequence, a single window of DNA contains:
- the LOC110909318 gene encoding glutathione S-transferase T3-like gives MNPFNRGFIPPRSSADPNQSGNPTRPVAPVPTRPNPFGSGFLDYNQQSLGFMNLLNQPLSWDPNLYGWNPSQNTDGMGSSQAFGSAQAFGSPLNEPDVVPETQPEVPDTQPETQKGKGKAKRAHKKKVETNTRAKKNVITWEPEEEYALTRAFIDVSEDPVIANNQSKTVFWNRIRELFFELMGRGEEYRLPDSISGKWTDINKKCTNFQTVYQRLYSGWKSGSSDEDITQEALVEYTNANGHFPYMKCWQILRHSPKWAVVSTPSGRSGNTRPSKRSKTNESGEPETPTSDARNIGLNEEIPDDEPVAELPRPPGRKSRAKKPESSSMSMGTDMSHAFSEINKRLQDIHELGNKRLEENEKVTEIMRDRQWAHDFDFYSKPHDHLTGKALKMALAQKERIEKKI, from the exons ATGAATCCATTCAACCGGGGCTTCATTCCTCCCCGATCTAGTGCGGACCCAAACCAAAGTGGCAATCCTACTCGTCCCGTGGCACCGGTTCCCACTAGACCCAACCCTTTCGGCTCCGGTTTTCTCGATTACAATCAACAAAGTCTCGGGTTCATGAATCTTTTGAACCAACCGCTATCATGGGACCCTAATCTCTACGGGTGGAACCCAAGTCAAAACACGGATGGGATGGGGTCGTCTCAAGCGTTTGGGTCGGCTCAAGCTTTCGGCTCCCCACTAAACGAACCCGATGTTGttccggagacgcaacccgaggTACCGGATACGCAACCGGAGAcgcaaaaaggaaaaggaaaagcaaAACGGGCACATAAAAAGAAAGTGGAAACCAACACCCGAGCGAAAAAAAATGTGATAACGTGGGAGCCCGAAGAGGAGTATGCGTTAACCCGCGCTTTCATCGATGTTTCGGAGGACCCGGTCATag caaacaatcaaagtaaaaCCGTATTTTGGAACCGAATACGAGAACTCTTTTTCGAGCTCATGGGTAGAGGAGAGGAATACCGCCTACCGGACTCTATATCGGGGAAGTGGACCGATATAAACAAGAAgtgcacaaactttcaaaccgtgTACCAACGCTTGTATTCCGGATGGAAAAGTGGAAGTAGCGATGAAGACATTACGCAAGAGGCATTGGTCGAGTATACGAACGCTAATGGCCATTTCCCGTACATGAAGTGTTGGCAAATCCTTCGCCATAGCCCCAAATGGGCCGTCGTATCTACTCCAAGTGGTCGTTCGGGAAATACACGGCCATCAAAGAGGTCCAAAACAAACGAGTCGGGTGAACCCGAAACGCCAACCTCCGACGCTCGAAACATCGGCTTGAACGAGGAAATTCCGGATGACGAGCCGGTGGCGGAGCTACCAAGACCGCCGGGAAGAAAAAGCCGGGCGAAAAAACCCGAGTCGTCGTCGATGTCTATGGGAACGGATATGAGTCACGCATTTTCGGAGATAAACAAGCGGCTTCAAGACATACACGAACTCGGTAACAAACGTTTGGAGGAGAACGAAAAAGTTACGGAGATTATGCGGGATCGACAATGGGCTCACGACTTTGACTTCTACTCCAAACCGCATGACCACTTAACGGGAAAAGCTTTGAAAATGGCGTTGGCACAAAAGGAGcgaattgaaaaaaaaatataa